The Mycolicibacterium aichiense region CATGACCATATTTGGCGCTGTCCCCGGTCGCCGTGTGGTTGATCTGTGCACTGGAAGCGGCGTGATCGCGATTTCGGCCGCGCAGCTGGGCGCCGATAGCGTCACCGCATTCGACATCTGCCCCAAGGCGGTTCGATGTGCCGCCGACAACGCCGAAGAGGCCGGTGTCGGAGTTGAAACGCGGCTGGGCACCTGGGGCGACGCCCTCGCAGCCGGTCCGTTCGATCTCGTCGTCTCCAATCCGCCTTATGTGCCAACGAGTCCCGATGCCCACCTTGAGGAGATCTCCGCCGAAGTGGGTCCGTCGACGGCCTGGAATGCCGGCGTCGACGGCCGCCAGGTTCTGAATCCGCTGTGTGACTCGGCCGCGGAATTCCTGAGCAACAATGGAACGATGCTGATCGTGCAGTCGGAGTTCTCGGACACCGATCAGTCGCTGAGCCGCTTGCGGTCCGCTGGTCTGGACGCGGACGTTGTTCTGCGTCAGGTCATTCCGTTCGGGCCGGTGCTGAGCGCCCGGGCGTCGTGGATGGAGAGGATCGGTATGCTGCCCGCCGGCAGGCGGGAGGAGGAAATCGTGGTGATTCGCGCGGAAAAGCGGTGAGCGACGACGAACCCCGGGTGGTCCGGATCGTCAGCGGCGGCCCCATGATGGTGCAGGGGCCGGTGCGGATCGAGATGCCCGACGGCTCCGTCGTCGAGTCCGACCGCTTCATGGTCGCGATCTGTATGTGCAAGCGCAGCAAGACCTATCCGCTGTGTGACACCAGTCATCGCCGTCGCCGGCGTACCGGCGACGGCGAGTCGTCAGCTGCTCAGCGGCCGGCGTAGCGAGCTGCGTCCGCCGGTCCAGCATCGCATCAGGTGATCGGCTAGCCGGTCCTCCACCACCAGGTGGGCCCGGATTCCGAAGATGACATCCCGCTCCAGCGCCGGCTCCCGGCTCACCAGATCGCCTACGACGTCGGTGCGGACCACCTGCTCGTGTACGGCGTCAGCCTCCACGTGCTCACGGTAAAACTGTGCACACGTGTCCGGCGCACCCATCCGCTCCATGGCATCGACCAGTCGACGCGACCCCGGCGACGAGGTGATCTCGGTGGAGGCGAAGTGTCCGATGGCAGCGCCCCGATACGCACGGTGCAGTCCGAACATCGACATCAGGTTCACCACGGTCAGCGACGCGGCGGGCACCGCGTCGATGTAGCCGAGGTAGCTCGCGTCGAGGCCAGCGGCGACCATCAGGTCGGCGAAGAGCTGCTGGTGCGCGTGATCGCTTCTGCCACCGCCGAATTCGTCGAACTCGATGGCCACGAACGCCGACTTGGCCAGTCCGGTCAGCCGGGGGATGGCCCACGCGTGCGGGTCGCCCTCTTTGAGGTGGTAGAGCGAGCGATGCACGAAGTACTCCTGCATCTGCTCCCAGGTGCCCTTGCTGCGCAGATAGTAGGACGGGCCGGTGCCGTCCGCCGGTTCGATCGTCAGCTTCGCCATCTCGGCGTCGGCCGTGTCTTCGGGACCGATGTCACCGACGTCGCGCTGCACAGCGGTCAGGAACGTCTCTTCGAGTTGGGCGCGCAGATACAGAAGTCCCGGGTTCCACTCCCAACCGGGATCGACTCCGGCAAACCCGCGGTAGTGCAGCTCGTAGCAGACGTAGAGCGCAAGCTGGATGTCGATGCCGTAAGGATCGGAGTCATGGAGCGATGCTTCGATCCGCTGCAGATAGTTGCGCGGCGCACGTTCGGTGAGAAGCTCGAGGACGGCCATCGATACCGGCCCACGAGCTTCAGGGAGGCGCGGTTCTACAACTATGGGAGCAAGCGTCACTGAAAGCTTGTCCCCGCAGAGGCGAGGAGCTAAACCCCGTCCGTCACTCCAGTTGCGGTTTTCCTTGTGTGAGCAAGCGGACACCGAGACGTCGCAGCGACCGGGGCCCAAACCCAGCGGAGCAGCCAGTGGCCGAGACCACCGATCGAAACTGATTTCCGGCATGGGGGGACGATAATCCTCTGTCGACACCGAAGGGTTCAGATCAAATGGACGCAGACGTCATCGTGATCGGCGCCGGCCTGGCCGGTTTGGTCGCCACCCACGAACTGACCAGCCGCGGTAAAAAGGTGCTGCTGCTCGACCAGGAGAACCAGGCCAACCTCGGCGGTCAGGCGTTCTGGTCGTTCGGTGGCCTGTTCTTGGTCGACACCCCCGAGCAGCGTCGGCTGGGTGTCAAGGACAGTCTCGAGCTCGCCTGGGGTGACTGGTCCGGAAGTGCGCAATTCGACCGGGTCGACGACGAGGACAGTTGGGCGGTGCGGTGGGCCCGCGCCTACGTCGACTTCGCCGCCGGTGAAAAACGCTCCTGGCTGCTGGGGCACGGCATCACGTTCCTGCCGACCGTCGGCTGGGCTGAGCGGGGTGACCTCCGCGCCGACGGGCACGGAAACTCGGTGCCGCGCTTCCACGTCGCCTGGGGCACCGGCACCGGCGTGGTCGAGCCGTTCGTCAACTCCGCACTGGCTGCCGCCGAGCGCGGCCTGGTGATCTTCCGGCACCGGCACCGGGTCGACGAACTGGTCATCGCGGACGGTGCCACAACCGGCGTGCGGGGCACGGTGCTGGCGCCTGACGACGCACCACGCGGTGCGCCGTCGAATCGGGATCGACTGGGCGACTTCGAATTTCATGCTCAGGCCGTAATCGTCACCACCGGTGGCATCGGTGGGAACCACGACATCGTGCGGCGCTACTGGCCGCAGCGGATGGGCACACCGCCCACGTCGATGATCACCGGTGTGCCGGCCTACGTCGACGGGCGGATGCTCGACATCGCCGCCGGCTCCGGCGTGCGCCTGGTCAACCGAGACCGGATGTGGCACTACACCGAAGGTGTGCAGAACTGGGATCCGATCTGGCCGAAGCACGCCATCCGGATTCTGCCGGGACCGTCATCGATGTGGTTCGACGCACTGGGCCGGCGGCTGCCCCAGCCGTACCTGCCCGGCTACGACACCCTGGGCACGCTGCGCTATCTGCGCACCACCCCGGAGATCGCCGGGTACGACCACAGCTGGTTCATCCTGACCCAGAAGATGATCGAGCGGGAGTTCGCCCTGTCGGGTTCCGAGCAGAACCCCGACATCACCGGCAAGGACCGCACCGGATTCCTCAAGGAGCGGTTGTTCAGCAAGGGTGCGCCGGCGCCGGTGGAGGCCTTCAAGCGCAACGGAGCGGACTTCGCGGTGGCCGACGGTCTCGACGAACTGGTGGCGAAGATGAATGCGCTCACCGACGAACCGCTGCTGGATGCCGGGCTGATTCGCCGACAGATCGAGTCGCGCGACCTGCAGATGGCAAACCCGTACTCCAAAGACGCTCAGGTGCAAGGCATTCGCAACTCTCGTCGCTACATCGGCGACCGCATCGGCCGGACCGCCGCACCGCACCGGATTCTCGACCCGGCCGCGGGGCCGCTGATCGGGGTGAAGCTGCACATCCTGACGCGAAAGACTCTCGGCGGTATCCAGACCGATCTGTCGTCGCGGGCCATCGGAACGGACGGCCAGCCGATCGACGGGCTGTACGCGGCGGGGGAGGTCGCCGGCTTCGGCGGCGGTGGCGTGCACGGATACAACGCATTGGAAGGAACGTTCCTCGGCGGCTGCCTGTTTTCCGGGCGTGCCGCGGGTCGGGCGGCCGCGACAGCACTGTGACGCCTGCATGACGGTGTTCCTGAACTGAGCTTTGTCACGTTGCTGGCCGGATTCCCGATAGCTTAGAAAAACGTAAGTGTCGGTTTATCGCCCAGCCCGATACTATGGCGCCATCAGGAAGGAGGCCGATATGAGCCTTCGTCATACATCGCTTCGAGCGGTGGCTGCGACTTCGTTGTCGCTGGGGACCTTGTTTGCGGCGGCCGGTACGGGTGCAGCCGCCCCCAGCGCGACGGCTGATCAGGGGTCGGATCTGCAGACGTACCTCGACAGCTTGACGAATACATACAACAACACCATCGGTCGTTCGGTGGACGAGGCCCGCCAGACCGCCCAGGACCAGGCCGCGCAGAACGTCGGGCTCGCCATCGGGGTGCCGATCGCCAATGGGGCGATCGGTGGTACTACCGCGGTGGCCGGCAGTGTGGGCTCTGCGCTGGTGTTCTCCGCTTTCCAGAGTGGCAACCCGCTCGCGGCCTTGACGGGCGCGGCGGCTCCGGCGGCAGCCGCGGTTCCTGCCGCAGCAGCGGTTCCGGCGGCAGCTGCGTTGCCGGCAGCGCCGGTGTTGCCTCCGCCTCCGGCGGCCCCCGCGCTGCCACCGCCACCCGCGGTTGCCGCGTTGCCGGCAGCTCCGGTGTTGCCTCCGCCACCGGCAGCCCCTGCGCTGCCGCCGCCACCGGCGCTCGGCCCGCTGCCTCCGCCGCCCGCGATCGGACCGCCGCCGCTGCCGCCGCCACCCGCGCTGCCGCCGCCGCCGTGGATTCCGTTCCTGCCGGGCTCGCCGCCGCTACCCGGCCCGCCCCCACTGCCGCCCCCGCCGGGGCTGCCGCCACCACCGTTCTGACGCGCAGCCGTTGAGGCTGGACCGTTCGCCGTATGAGCCGGCGAACGGTTTTTGCCTGTGCTCGCCTGGCCGGCCACGTCGACAAATCGCTTTGCGACCAGGGCAGTCCTGCTACGTTCGGCCTAACCACAGCGTCGTCGGGAGGTCGGGCCATGGCAGCAGGCGTGTTCGTCGGACGAATCGGCGGCCTTGCCGCTGCCCTTGGAGTAGGTGCGGGCATAGCACTGGCTGCTCAAGGCGTCGCGTGGGCGGATACCGGATCCGGGTCGGACAGTCCGTCGTCGTCGGCGGCGTCGTCGACCAAGAGCACCTCCGCGTCCAGCGCGCGACAAAGACCTCGTTCGGCAGCGAAATCCCAAGCGCTGTCGGTGGTTTCGAATCCGGTGCGGCTCACGCCCACTGCCCCCACGCCCAAGGCACCCAACGTCGTGGCGGTGGCACTCTCGGTTCTCGGCGCCACCCGGCGCGACGACCAGGACTCCGTCTCGCCTGCGTTGGCAACAGTAAAGCCATCTGCCACAACGTCTTTGGTGGTAAGTCCCAGCATCGATGCCGTCGCACACGCCTCGTCGGCCAGGGCGACCGCGAGAGCAGAGGCGGTGCCCGCCGAGGCGGCACCGCCGGTCGACGAGAATTTGTACAGCGGTCCGCCACCCACGATCTTCCAGCGCGCAGTGGTGGCCGGCCTACGCGTCATCAATTTCGTGACCAAGACCTTCAATCTGCCATTCAGCCTCAGTGGAACCAGCGCGCAGATCCCGTTCTTCACCGACGGGAAGCCGGACTTCTTCCTGCTGTCCGGGATCACAGCGCAGAAGACCGAATACGAAGGCATGGCCGTGTGGACGCTGACGCCGCACGATCCCAGCGGCCAGTACGTGGTGGCCATTCACGGCGGCTCGTTCATCGGCCAGATCAGCATCTTCCACTGGTGGACCTACACCGACATGGCCCGCGACACGCACGCTACGATCGTGGTCCCGCTGTATACCCTTGCCCCCGTTGGCACTGCCGCAACCGACATCCCGGTGATGGCCGACTTCATCGGCGCGCAGATTGCCGCGCACGGTTCGGACAACGTGAGCGTGATGGGTGACTCGGCCGGCGGCACCATCGCCTTGGCCGCCCTGCAGAAGATCGTCAAGCGCACCGGCACCCAGCCGCATCGCCTGCTGCTGCTGGCCCCGGCGCTCGACCTCAGCGACACGTTCCCCAATCCGGTCGACGACCCGCTGCTGGGCAATCCCCACGATGGCCACGACAACAACCTTCTGACGTGGGCGGGCGATCTCGCCACAACCGATCCCGTCGTCAGCCCGATCTTCGGATCGCTGGCCGGACTGCCGCCGACCACGGTGTACTCGAGCTCTCGGGATCTGCTGACCCAGCAGGCGCTGCGGTTGCGTGACAAGGCGACGGCGGCCGGCGCGGACTTCACGTTCGTGTTGCGAAAGGGCCAGTTCCACGACTGGACGATCTTCGCGCCCCTGCCGGACGCCTACCGGGAGCGTGCCGGGATCTATCAATCGCTGGGCCTGTAGTTTCCGACGAGCGGTGTGTCAGACCAACAGCGAACCGCCCTCCACCCTGATGACGGTGCCGGTGCCGAACGTCTGCTCCATGCAGTAGATGTAGGCGAGCACCGCGTCGTCCACCTCACCGATGCGACCCAATGGAATCCGTTGCGCCTCTTGGTCGAAGAGCGCGGTTCGATCGGCTTGCGCCATCTCATCCCACAGCGGGGTGCGGATCATCCCCGGTGCGACCGCGTTGACCCGGATCGGGGCGAGCTCGACCGCGAGCGCGGTGGTCAATGCGTTCATCGCTCCGCACAGACTGGATGGGAGCGGGCCGTAGCCGGGGTCCCACGCTGCCGTGCCACTGGTCAATGTGATCGAGCCACCACTGCGCAGTCGAGGGCCGAATACCCGTGCCGCGCTCAAAGCGCCGACGAACCGCGTTTGCAGGAAGCCGTTGACGACCGCCGGTGTGAGGTCTGCGAGCGCAGCCAATTCGAGTGATTCGCCGGCCGTGTACACCAGATGGTCAAGGTCGCCGACATCGGCGGCGAGCCGGTCGAGGGCCGAGGGGTCCGTGAGGTCGACGGTGGCCCCGCGCGCTCCGTCGGGCAATTCCGCCAGCGCACGGTCGACGCCGGTCTGATGGCGAGACGCGACATACGGGGTGGCGCCGCGGTCGGCCACGGCGTGTGCGACGCCGAGGCCGATACCGGAGGTGCCGCCGATGACGAGGACGTTGGTGTGCTTCAGGCTCATGATTCAACGGTCCGCCGCGCGACCGCGTACGTCCAAGACTCTCTTCGTCGCCGAGCGATACCCTCGGGGTATGAGCGGTCCCGACCTGGACATGCGCAAGCTTCGATACTTCGTCGCGGTGGCCGAGGAGCTGAACTTCGGTCGCGCCGCCCGCCGGCTGCACATCGCCCAGCCGGTGCTTTCTCGTCAGATTCGGGCCTTCGAGGACGAGCTCGGCGTCCGACTGCTGATCCGTGACACCCGAGGTACCACACTCACTGACGCGGGCAGCCAGTTGCTGCAGGATGCGCGCTTCTTGCTGTCAGAGTCAAAGGCATTGCAGGACAGGCTCACTCGAGCTGCGAGTAGCACCCGAGTCGTCAGGGTCGGCGTAATGCCCGGCCTGTTGGCGACCGCGGCCGTGCGGAGCTTCGCAGCGGCAAACCCGGCCCACCGTGCGGAGGTGGTCCCGATTGGTTGGGCCGCACAGCTCGAATCGGTGCGTAACCGCACTCTCGACGTGGTCTACGCCCGCGAGCCCATCGACCACCGCGGGCTCGGGGCTGCGGCGCTCCTCGAGGAACCGCGCGACGCGCTGCTGCCCGCCGACGACCCCCTTGCCCGCCGTCGGTCGGTGCGGCTCTCCGAGCTGGCCTCGTACCGCCCTCTGCAGGATCCCGCCCTGATACCGGAATGGTGCGCCCTCGCGATGCCCGAACACCGCCGCGGTGGTCACCGCATCGCGTCCACCATGGAGGAGAAACTCGAACGCGTCGCCGCGCACGAAGGATTCGCGATCCTCCCGCGGTCGGCAACAGCGTTCTACCGGCGGCCTGACGTCTGCGTCGTCCCCATCGAGGATCTGGCACCGGCTGGGGTCACGCTGATCTGGGATGCTGCTGTCGCCGATCCGGTCCGCGACGCATTTGTGACCGCCGCTCTGGCGTGCGCGGCTGAGACGGTCTGACCCGCCTACGCCGTTTTACGCAAGAGGCCCTGACCGGCTTACCCGGATCAGGGCCACTAGCTGCATCAACTGGAGTCGGGGTGGCGGGATTCGAACCCACGACCTCTTCGTCCCGAACGAAGCGCGCTACCAAGCTGCGCCACACCCCGCGTGAAGCCTCGACAGCGTATCGCACGCGACGGGTGAGAAGCCAAACGGCTTGTCGGGCCCTCGGCGAAGTTCACGGCGTGTCGCGGGATGGATCTGACTTGTCGGTGGCGTTATGGAAACTGACGGCGACACAAATGCGCCGAGCAGCGAAAGGTGGGGCGGATGATGACCGCTTTGGGGGCCGTGGTGTACGGGGGTTTCTTCCTGCTCGCAGCGCTGTGGCTGGTGGTGACCGGTGACTACGACGTCGTCGACGAGCCGGACCAGACCCAGCCGCAGGAACGTTCGAACTCGGCCAGCGCGTCCGCGTGCTCGCCGGGATTGAGGTTGTGACCCGCTAACCACTCGGCGTCGTAGTAGGTGTCGGCATAGCGGTCGCCGCTGTCGGCGATCAGCGTGACCACCGAACCACCGACCCCGGCCGCGACCATCTCGGCCAGCAGGCCGAACGCGCCCCAGACGTTGGTTCCCGTCGAGGGCCCCACGCGACGTCCCAAGACCCGTGACACATGGTGGGCCGCCGCGATCGACGCGGCATCGGGCACGCTCACCATGCGGTCGACGATCTCCGGCAGGAACGACGGTTCCACCCGCGGACGGCCGATGCCCTCGATCCGCGACGGCGCACCGGTGACGACATCGCGGCCGTGCGCGTAGGACGGGAAGAACGCCGAGTTCTCCGGGTCCACCACGCACAGCTTCGTCTCATGGCGTCGATACCGGACATAGCGCCCGATCGTCGCGCTGGTGCCCCCGGTCCCGGCGCCCACCACGATCCACGTCGGAATTGGATGGCGTTCGGCACTCATCTGGTGGTAGATCGACTCGGCGATGTTGTTGTTTCCCCGCCAGTCGGTGGCCCGCTCGGCGTTGGTGAACTGGTCCAGGTAGTGGCCGCCGGTCTCCTCGGCGATCCGCTGCGCCGCCGTGTACACCTCGCCGGGTTCGTCGACGAAATGACACCGCCCGCCCTGCGCCTCGATCAGCTTCACTTTCGACGCGCTCGTCGATGCGGTCATCACGGCGACGAACGGAAGCCCCAACAACGCGGCGAAGTAGGCCTCGGACACCGCCGTCGATCCCGAGGACGCCTCGACGACGGTGGTGTGCTCGCTTATCCAGCCGTTGCACAGCCCGTAGAGAAACAGCGACCGAGCCAACCGGTGCTTGAGGCTGCCGGTGATGTGGGTCGATTCGTCCTTGAGATAGAGCGCGATGTCGACGCCACCGCTCCACGACGCCGGCAGCGGGTAACGCAGCAGATGGGTATCCGCGCTGCGCCGGCTGTCGGCCTCGATCAACCGGATGGCGTTGTCCACCCAGCCGCGTGGCCGGGTGTGGGCGGCGACCGACGTCATCGCCGGCTGAGACAGCAGGCGGCGCTCACCGCACCGAGGCGGTGGGGCTGGAACGCACCACGCTTCGCGTCTGGTCATGCCCGCCGGTCGGCGCGGCCACCAAGGTCAGCAGGGTGGCTTCGGGACGACAGCAGAATCGGTACGGCGCGAACGGCGATGTGCCGATGCCCGCCGATACATGGAGGCCGGTATCGGCGCCCCAGCGCGAGGCACCCTTGACGCGGGACCGG contains the following coding sequences:
- a CDS encoding LysR family transcriptional regulator, giving the protein MSGPDLDMRKLRYFVAVAEELNFGRAARRLHIAQPVLSRQIRAFEDELGVRLLIRDTRGTTLTDAGSQLLQDARFLLSESKALQDRLTRAASSTRVVRVGVMPGLLATAAVRSFAAANPAHRAEVVPIGWAAQLESVRNRTLDVVYAREPIDHRGLGAAALLEEPRDALLPADDPLARRRSVRLSELASYRPLQDPALIPEWCALAMPEHRRGGHRIASTMEEKLERVAAHEGFAILPRSATAFYRRPDVCVVPIEDLAPAGVTLIWDAAVADPVRDAFVTAALACAAETV
- a CDS encoding CDGSH iron-sulfur domain-containing protein gives rise to the protein MSDDEPRVVRIVSGGPMMVQGPVRIEMPDGSVVESDRFMVAICMCKRSKTYPLCDTSHRRRRRTGDGESSAAQRPA
- a CDS encoding FAD-binding dehydrogenase, translated to MDADVIVIGAGLAGLVATHELTSRGKKVLLLDQENQANLGGQAFWSFGGLFLVDTPEQRRLGVKDSLELAWGDWSGSAQFDRVDDEDSWAVRWARAYVDFAAGEKRSWLLGHGITFLPTVGWAERGDLRADGHGNSVPRFHVAWGTGTGVVEPFVNSALAAAERGLVIFRHRHRVDELVIADGATTGVRGTVLAPDDAPRGAPSNRDRLGDFEFHAQAVIVTTGGIGGNHDIVRRYWPQRMGTPPTSMITGVPAYVDGRMLDIAAGSGVRLVNRDRMWHYTEGVQNWDPIWPKHAIRILPGPSSMWFDALGRRLPQPYLPGYDTLGTLRYLRTTPEIAGYDHSWFILTQKMIEREFALSGSEQNPDITGKDRTGFLKERLFSKGAPAPVEAFKRNGADFAVADGLDELVAKMNALTDEPLLDAGLIRRQIESRDLQMANPYSKDAQVQGIRNSRRYIGDRIGRTAAPHRILDPAAGPLIGVKLHILTRKTLGGIQTDLSSRAIGTDGQPIDGLYAAGEVAGFGGGGVHGYNALEGTFLGGCLFSGRAAGRAAATAL
- a CDS encoding alpha/beta hydrolase; its protein translation is MTKTFNLPFSLSGTSAQIPFFTDGKPDFFLLSGITAQKTEYEGMAVWTLTPHDPSGQYVVAIHGGSFIGQISIFHWWTYTDMARDTHATIVVPLYTLAPVGTAATDIPVMADFIGAQIAAHGSDNVSVMGDSAGGTIALAALQKIVKRTGTQPHRLLLLAPALDLSDTFPNPVDDPLLGNPHDGHDNNLLTWAGDLATTDPVVSPIFGSLAGLPPTTVYSSSRDLLTQQALRLRDKATAAGADFTFVLRKGQFHDWTIFAPLPDAYRERAGIYQSLGL
- a CDS encoding iron-containing redox enzyme family protein translates to MTLAPIVVEPRLPEARGPVSMAVLELLTERAPRNYLQRIEASLHDSDPYGIDIQLALYVCYELHYRGFAGVDPGWEWNPGLLYLRAQLEETFLTAVQRDVGDIGPEDTADAEMAKLTIEPADGTGPSYYLRSKGTWEQMQEYFVHRSLYHLKEGDPHAWAIPRLTGLAKSAFVAIEFDEFGGGRSDHAHQQLFADLMVAAGLDASYLGYIDAVPAASLTVVNLMSMFGLHRAYRGAAIGHFASTEITSSPGSRRLVDAMERMGAPDTCAQFYREHVEADAVHEQVVRTDVVGDLVSREPALERDVIFGIRAHLVVEDRLADHLMRCWTGGRSSLRRPLSS
- a CDS encoding PLP-dependent cysteine synthase family protein; this translates as MTSVAAHTRPRGWVDNAIRLIEADSRRSADTHLLRYPLPASWSGGVDIALYLKDESTHITGSLKHRLARSLFLYGLCNGWISEHTTVVEASSGSTAVSEAYFAALLGLPFVAVMTASTSASKVKLIEAQGGRCHFVDEPGEVYTAAQRIAEETGGHYLDQFTNAERATDWRGNNNIAESIYHQMSAERHPIPTWIVVGAGTGGTSATIGRYVRYRRHETKLCVVDPENSAFFPSYAHGRDVVTGAPSRIEGIGRPRVEPSFLPEIVDRMVSVPDAASIAAAHHVSRVLGRRVGPSTGTNVWGAFGLLAEMVAAGVGGSVVTLIADSGDRYADTYYDAEWLAGHNLNPGEHADALAEFERSCGWVWSGSSTTS
- a CDS encoding HemK2/MTQ2 family protein methyltransferase, whose product is MTILYPDLESSVAAVPGVYAPQQDSQLLIEAMTIFGAVPGRRVVDLCTGSGVIAISAAQLGADSVTAFDICPKAVRCAADNAEEAGVGVETRLGTWGDALAAGPFDLVVSNPPYVPTSPDAHLEEISAEVGPSTAWNAGVDGRQVLNPLCDSAAEFLSNNGTMLIVQSEFSDTDQSLSRLRSAGLDADVVLRQVIPFGPVLSARASWMERIGMLPAGRREEEIVVIRAEKR
- a CDS encoding SDR family oxidoreductase yields the protein MSLKHTNVLVIGGTSGIGLGVAHAVADRGATPYVASRHQTGVDRALAELPDGARGATVDLTDPSALDRLAADVGDLDHLVYTAGESLELAALADLTPAVVNGFLQTRFVGALSAARVFGPRLRSGGSITLTSGTAAWDPGYGPLPSSLCGAMNALTTALAVELAPIRVNAVAPGMIRTPLWDEMAQADRTALFDQEAQRIPLGRIGEVDDAVLAYIYCMEQTFGTGTVIRVEGGSLLV